The genomic interval TGTCCGTGGTGTCTTGACGACCTGCGGCGCCGTGTGCCGCGATAGCGCGTTTTGCCACGGGCAGAAGATGGACGGCGCGCCATCGGTACAAGCCCGTCCATCGTGAACCGGGTGCGGTGATGAGACTCCCGGAGCGGTCTGCAAGCTCGCTCGACACTTTCGCTGGGCATGTCGAACACGTTTGTTCGGTTGCTCAGGGGGCAGCGCCTCCGCCGGGGATAGAAGCAGTATCAAGCTCCTGGCAAAGATCAGCAAAAAAATACGGACTCGATCCAGTCGATAGCAAGGCGCCGCGCATCCTCACGCCTGCTGAATTGAAGCATTTTCGCGAACCGCTGGATAAGCTCACCTTTAGTGCTCAAGAGGAGATAGATGAATTATATAAGGTGGTTCGTGAAGCTGGTTATGCCATCTTGCTCTGTGATAGCTCGGGAGTCGTAGTCGCCCATCGCGGTGAAGATATGCGGGCAAGCGAGTTCAAATATTGGGGAACGTGGCTTGGGGGAGTGTGGTCCGAGGAGTTGGAGGGCACAAACGGAATCGGCACCTGCATCATAGAAGAGCGGCCTGTCACGATCCACAGAAGCCAGCATTTTAGGTCCAGACACATTAACCTGAGCTGCTCTGGTGCGCCGATCTTCGGAGTTGATGGGCGATTGATAGCAGTGTTGGACGTCTCTGCCATCGATCCTGAACTCTCGGAACGAGCGCACGCGCTCACTGGTGCGCTCACGCTACGATCGGCGTGCGCGATAGAAGAGAGAGTTTTTCGTGAGCACTTCCGTCGAGAGTGGATCGTCGCGGTAGCGCCGCCGGAGGGCGGCGCTCCGGGCATGCTGCTGGCGATTGACGGCAACCAACGTATCATGGGCGCAAACCGGTTCGCGCGCACGTCCCTTATGCTTGATGATCGTGGACTCCGGGCGGGTACCAGCTTGTGGTCGATCTTCGAGCGAAACGTCGACATTTTCCGGCGCCAGGACCGGACCGATTTCTCTGTGCGG from Bradyrhizobium arachidis carries:
- a CDS encoding helix-turn-helix domain-containing protein, whose amino-acid sequence is MRLPERSASSLDTFAGHVEHVCSVAQGAAPPPGIEAVSSSWQRSAKKYGLDPVDSKAPRILTPAELKHFREPLDKLTFSAQEEIDELYKVVREAGYAILLCDSSGVVVAHRGEDMRASEFKYWGTWLGGVWSEELEGTNGIGTCIIEERPVTIHRSQHFRSRHINLSCSGAPIFGVDGRLIAVLDVSAIDPELSERAHALTGALTLRSACAIEERVFREHFRREWIVAVAPPEGGAPGMLLAIDGNQRIMGANRFARTSLMLDDRGLRAGTSLWSIFERNVDIFRRQDRTDFSVRLLIAGSNDSRPALVTPPDRPVTASNNPTSHDVHTRPRLGSIDVSTLPPAPQAWGGLSPGAMRRVREYVEVHLGETIDLSMLAGVAGLSVHHFARQFKQSAGVTPHVYLTQKRVERAQEMLVRTDLPLAEIAFAVGFFDQGHLARHFRHLLGKTPREFRWSQR